In the genome of Streptomyces fagopyri, the window ACTCCGCTCGGGCAGGGGGGACCCCCATCCGTCCTGGGAGGACCACTTCACATGGCCAAGATCATCGCGTTCGACGAGGAGGCACGGCGCGGTCTCGAGCGCGGGATGAACCAGCTCGCCGACGCCGTCAAGGTCACCCTTGGCCCCAAGGGCCGCAACGTCGTCCTCGAGAAGAAGTGGGGCGCCCCCACGATCACCAACGATGGTGTTTCCATCGCCAAGGAGATCGAGCTCGAGGACCCGTACGAGAAGATCGGCGCCGAGCTGGTCAAGGAAGTCGCCAAGAAGACGGACGACGTCGCCGGTGACGGCACGACCACCGCGACCGTTCTCGCCCAGGCGCTCGTCCGTGAGGGCCTGCGCAACGTGGCCGCCGGCGCCAACCCGATGGCCCTCAAGCGCGGTATCGAGAAGGCCGTCGAGGCCGTCTCCGGTGCCCTGCTCGAGCAGGCCAAGGATGTCGAGACCAAGGAGCAGATCGCTTCCACGGCCTCCATCTCCGCCGCCGACACCCAGATCGGCGAGCTCATCGCCGAGGCGATGGACAAGGTCGGCAAGGAAGGCGTCATCACCGTCGAGGAGTCCCAGACCTTCGGTCTGGAGCTCGAGCTCACCGAGGGTATGCGCTTCGACAAGGGCTACATCTCGGCGTACTTCGCCACCGACATGGAGCGGATGGAGGCGTCGCTCGACGACCCCTACATCCTCATCGCCAACTCCAAGATCGGCAACGTCAAGGACCTGCTCCCGCTCCTGGAGAAGGTCATGCAGTCGGGCAAGCCGCTGCTGATCATCGCCGAGGACGTCGAGGGCGAGGCCCTGTCGACCCTGGTCGTCAACAAGATCCGTGGCACCTTCAAGTCCGTCGCCGTCAAGGCGCCGGGCTTCGGTGACCGCCGCAAGGCCATGCTCGGCGACATCGCCATCCTCACGGGCGGCGAGGTCATCTCCGAGGAGGTCGGCCTCAAGCTGGAGAACGCGGGCATCGACCTGCTCGGCCGCGCCCGCAAGGTCGTCATCACCAAGGACGAGACCACGATCGTCGACGGCGCCGGCTCCGCCGACCAGGTCGCCGGCCGGGTCAACCAGATCCGCGCCGAGATCGAGAACTCGGACTCGGACTACGACCGCGAGAAGCTCCAGGAGCGCCTGGCGAAGCTGGCCGGCGGCGTGGCCGTCATCAAGGCCGGTGCCGCCACCGAGGTCGAGCTCAAGGAGCGCAAGCACCGCATCGAGGACGCCGTTCGCAACGCGAAGGCGGCCGTCGAGGAGGGCATCGTCGCCGGTGGTGGCGTGGCCCTGCTCCAGGCTTCCTCGGTCTTCGAGAAGCTCGAACTCACGGGTGACGAGGCGACCGGCGCCAACGCCGTGAAGCTCGCCCTGGAGGCCCCGCTCAAGCAGATCGCCGTCAACGGTGGTCTCGAGGGTGGCGTCATCGTCGAGAAGGTGCGCAACCTGCCCGTCGGCCACGGCCTCAACGCCGCGACCGGTGAGTACGTCGACATGATCGCCGAAGGCATCATCGACCCGGCGAAGGTGACCCGTTCCGCGCTGCAGAACGCCGCCTCCATCGCCGCGCTGTTCCTCACCACCGAGGCCGTCATCGCCGACAAGCCGGAGAAGGCCTCCGCGGCCGCTCCGGGCGGCATGCCGGGCGGTGACATGGACTTCTGATCCGCTCCGGCTGATCACTGTCCTGACGTTCCGAGGGCGGTACCCCTGTTCCCAGGGGTGCCGCCCTCGGGCGTGTCCGGGGTCACAGAAGGGTCCCGGTGGGTGCCGGAATGCGGCGCCGGGCCCGGCCGTTGAGGGGACGGGTGGTTGATGCGCATGCACATACCGTGCGGAATGCGTGTCAGTCGCCCGTCTGCTGACCGACCGACCTCTCCGAGGAGTCCCGTACGTGACTGCCAACGCCGCCTCCCGCGCCGCCGAGATCCTCTCCCGCCCCGTCGCCCTGAACGGCCTGACCGTCCCGAACCGGATCGTGATGGCACCGATGACCCGGCAGTTCTCGCCGGGCGGCGTGCCGGGCGAGAACGTCGTCGGGTACTACGCCCGCCGTGCCGCCGCGGGCGTCGGCCTCATCGTCACCGAGGGCACCTACGTC includes:
- the groL gene encoding chaperonin GroEL (60 kDa chaperone family; promotes refolding of misfolded polypeptides especially under stressful conditions; forms two stacked rings of heptamers to form a barrel-shaped 14mer; ends can be capped by GroES; misfolded proteins enter the barrel where they are refolded when GroES binds), giving the protein MAKIIAFDEEARRGLERGMNQLADAVKVTLGPKGRNVVLEKKWGAPTITNDGVSIAKEIELEDPYEKIGAELVKEVAKKTDDVAGDGTTTATVLAQALVREGLRNVAAGANPMALKRGIEKAVEAVSGALLEQAKDVETKEQIASTASISAADTQIGELIAEAMDKVGKEGVITVEESQTFGLELELTEGMRFDKGYISAYFATDMERMEASLDDPYILIANSKIGNVKDLLPLLEKVMQSGKPLLIIAEDVEGEALSTLVVNKIRGTFKSVAVKAPGFGDRRKAMLGDIAILTGGEVISEEVGLKLENAGIDLLGRARKVVITKDETTIVDGAGSADQVAGRVNQIRAEIENSDSDYDREKLQERLAKLAGGVAVIKAGAATEVELKERKHRIEDAVRNAKAAVEEGIVAGGGVALLQASSVFEKLELTGDEATGANAVKLALEAPLKQIAVNGGLEGGVIVEKVRNLPVGHGLNAATGEYVDMIAEGIIDPAKVTRSALQNAASIAALFLTTEAVIADKPEKASAAAPGGMPGGDMDF